A stretch of the Diprion similis isolate iyDipSimi1 chromosome 14, iyDipSimi1.1, whole genome shotgun sequence genome encodes the following:
- the LOC124414442 gene encoding protein ALP1-like, which yields MVFSSRLLLHFLFLTTGDSFRTIAFSYHLGHTTVRSIVHETCEVIWRRLSPIILPVPTLEMWKSIERTFSERWNFPNCIGAMDGKHIVIEAPGNSGSLYFNYKKTFSIVLMALVDANYRFIAIDVGAYGKNSDGGIFANCAFGKAVDDGRLNIPPSKPLPGTNEPVPHVIVDDEAFPLKKYIMRPYPGSQLKDDEAKRIFNYRLSRARRISENAFGILSQKFRIYQRRIRMKPDNVDNVVLATCCLHNFLRNDVLGNHLHHAEGDIPALQDIRNVGGFGRMADSNGSTRKKKYLITTIAHIFYEPNKLLTNTPRA from the exons atgGTCTTTTCTTCGAGGCTGCTGCTCCACTTTTT atttctaacGACAGGTGACTCATTCAGAACCATAGCATTTAGCTATCATTTGGGACATACTACAGTTCGTTCAATTGTACACGAGACTTGTGAAGTAATCTGGAGGCGACTGTCTCCAATAATTTTACCTGTGCCGACCTTGGAAATGTGGAAATCGATCGAAAGAACATTTTCGGAAAGATGGAATTTCCCAAATTGTATAGGTGCCATGGATGGAAAGCATATTGTGATAGAGGCGCCCGGTAACAGTGGTTCCTTATACTTCAATTATAAGAAAACTTTCAGCATTGTGCTGATGGCACTTGTAGATGCTAACTACCGATTTATTGCAATTGATGTCGGTGCATACGGCAAAAATAGTGATGGTGGGATTTTTGCCAACTGCGCTTTTGGAAAAGCTGTAGATGATGGCAGATTAAATATACCTCCTTCAAAGCCACTGCCTGGAACTAATGAGCCAGTACCCCACGTAATTGTGGACGACGAGGCATTTCCattaaagaaatatattaTGCGTCCGTATCCAGGGTCTCAACTCAAAGATGACGAAGCTAAGAGAATCTTCAATTACCGATTGTCCCGCGCTCGAAGAATATCCGAAAACGCATTCGGAATCTTgtctcaaaaattcagaatttatcAAAGACGGATAAGAATGAAACCAGACAATGTGGACAATGTCGTATTGGCAACATGTTGCCTACACAATTTTCTGCGAAATGATGTTCTCGGAAATCATCTCCATCATGCGGAAGGTGACATTCCAGCGTTACAAGACATTCGAAATGTGGGGGG GTTCGGTAGAATGGCAGACTCAAATGGTTCGACGCGGAAGAAGAAATATTTGATAACAA cgATTGCTCACATATTTTATGAGCCTAATAAGCTTCTGACGAACACCCCAAGGGCCTAG
- the LOC124414443 gene encoding uncharacterized protein LOC124414443, translated as MQEIWKEKEVLRRIAQASNAIRRKHRILKTGKESLQETMKDVFKPVVTPLQKLVNVSRDTKSVKQEVKEEIKTETTDEQENEMESEAEDSFATSEEEDQTITESSAGLEDEYLRTLEDKNRQNELDTSYGVRNLSTAGLMVGDSPISFERNSIHIGSTVYPKTQGLLELLFKNMPNSVHVTLNDKKNYKNVLLATNAHRKYYSATEPIRNTPSAKFKHLIAELLNINTSSPSSSKRTGKGVLLPQAWVTRQGVKTDYIFWDDANELVERLRLLTASQAAGNTSHNNEITSIFEELREAGIIY; from the coding sequence ATGCAGGAAATttggaaggaaaaagaagtctTGCGCCGTATTGCTCAAGCGAGTAATGCAATTCGACGGAAGCATAGAATCCTCAAGACGGGAAAAGAATCGCTGCAGGAAACAATGAAGGATGTCTTCAAACCTGTGGTAACCCCGCTGCAGAAATTAGTCAACGTCTCTCGAGACACGAAATCTGTGAAGCAAGAGGTgaaggaagaaatcaaaactgaaacgaCGGATGAACAGGAGAACGAAATGGAATCTGAAGCTGAGGATTCTTTTGCAACTTCAGAGGAAGAGGATCAAACAATCACAGAGTCATCTGCAGGATTGGAAGATGAATATCTTAGAACGCTCGAGGATAAAAACAGACAGAACGAGCTGGATACTTCATACGGGGTACGGAACCTTTCTACCGCCGGGCTGATGGttggtgactcaccgataagcTTCGAGCGCAATTCCATTCACATAGGGAGTACAGTCTACCCGAAAACTCAAGGTCTGCTGGAGTTGTTGTTCAAGAATATGCCGAACAGCGTTCACGTTACCCTCAACGACAAGAAGAATTACAAGAACGTCCTTCTCGCAACAAATGCTCACAGAAAGTATTACAGCGCCACCGAGCCTATCCGAAACACCCCCAGCGCCAAATTCAAGCACCTAATTGCAGAGCTGCTCAACATCAATACATCATCACCATCGTCATCGAAGCGTACGGGCAAAGGTGTTTTGCTACCTCAGGCTTGGGTTACACGACAGGGTGTTAAAacagattatattttctgGGACGACGCAAACGAATTGGTGGAACGTCTTCGTTTGCTTACGGCATCTCAAGCGGCTGGGAATACAAGTCACAACaacgaaattacgtcgatttTCGAAGAATTGCGGGAAGCTGGAATCATTTATTAA